The Saprospiraceae bacterium genomic interval AAATATAGGTAAGGTTTATTTAGATCGTCCTAGCCACCAACCAACTACTCCTGAAGAAATTCCCCAAATTAAAATATTCACAACGAGGTCCAGAAATACTCCATTCAAAGACATTACATGAGTAGTTCCATAAAAAATGAAATCATAGCCCATGGTAAACAGAAGGCCAATGGTGATCCCTCCGATTAATCCTCCCATAAAAGTTGAGATCCCTGCCCAGGTTCCGAAAATGTATGCAACCATATATCCGATAATTAAATTTCCAAGGATCAGTCCCCACCATATAATATCCTCATCCGCACGAATAGCACCCGTTGCCGGGCCACATAATGTGGCAAAAGTTTCTTTAAGCAGGTTTCCATAAAGTAAACCTGAAACTACGAAAGAACAAATTCCACCTAAAATGCCTGCTATGATAATTTTTGAATTCATCGTATTTAAATTTAAATGATTAGTAAAATGTTATAATCAAATCAGGCCTGAGAAGACCGTCCAAGCCACCATCCAATGACAGCTCCCGCAACCGCACTCATGGCTGTATAAACCACCACATCAAGGAATACTCCACCTAATGTCGAGAGATTGCTGGTACTATACCAAATCAGATCCATTCCTAAACTGAGCATAAAACCAACTAATGCGGCAGTAACCGCTCCTGATTGTACAGTGCGGATCTGAGCCCAATTGTTGAGAATGTATGCCATTCCTACTCCCATCGCCAGATTCCCGACTGCAAGAGCCCATAATACGATGTCATCACCCCTGCTGACGCCCTGGGCAGAACCAGCCATGCCTTCAAAAGTGGAGGCCAGCAACATTCCGTAGAGCAACCAGCCCAAAAAGAAATAAACGACCCCACCAAAAAGGCCGGCAATTAACGTTTTTGTGTTCATAAATAATGGTTTTGTTTGTTTGAAAATACGTTTGAACTACCAAATATAGTGAAAATGGCAGGCAATTGTTAATTTTTTTCAAAAAAAAAGCCCGGAACAACCGTTCCGGGCCCCAATAATCTCATGAATGTATTCCTACTTGGCCGTGACAAGGGTCACGTTTATGTCAAATTCGTCGTAAATTGTTTTATCTCCCAGATTGTCAAAGAATGAACCGGATCCATATTTTACATTAAAGTCGGCACGGTCTAATTTGATTTGTGCCGATAGCTGTTTGATCCCGTCCATATCTTTTACTTTGGAATTAAATCGAATGGGTTTAGTTACCCCTTTGATGGTCAGGTTTCCTTCAATTTTATACAAATCCTGTCCCTGATGGATTACTTTGGTGGTAACAAACTTTACGGTTGGATGTGCGGCCACGCCAAAAAAATCATCTGATTTCAGGTGATTGACCAGTTTGGTAGCATATTCTCCGGTCATGTCAAGACAACTGATGGTATTCATGTCTATTTCAAAGGATCCACCCTTAAGCATGTTTCCTTCGAAATTTAAACTTGCAGATTTCAGGTTGACCAAACCGTTGTGCTTGCCGGTAACTTTATAGCCTGTCCAGGCAATAGTTGATTCTCCCAGATTGACTTTGCCATTGAAATTTTGAGGATTATTTGCCGTTAATCCTAAAGCAACCGCAGAGAGCATTAAAGTTGAAAAGAATTTAATCTTCATTGTTTTTTTTGTTTAAGTGAACCTTATAAATGCTTAAACAAAAGGATTGTTTTTTTTAGAATCTCAAAATCCGTGGCTTTAACGCGGATTTAACTTTTTTATAAAAGTTATAGCTCATTTGCCTCTGATCCCCGATGATAAAATGTAGTTAACCGGATTTGGGAACAGCCACATCACTAAACAACAAGTGTAAACAGATTTATTATTTGCACTTTTAACCAGCAGTCGTGTTCGTGTTTTCGGGCGCAAGCCTACATCACTCCATCCAATACATGCATTGGAATTCCCAATTTACTTGATCTAATAACCGGGTCAATATCTTTCATAAAGGAGTTGGACCGTACGATTCCACCCATTTTATTGAATATTTCTTTTGCAATGATCAGCGATTGGTCTCCTTCCCGGTTATGATGCCCTTGAATTTTGTAAACTAAGATTCGGCCTTCAATAAAGTCTAATTCGATTGAAACCGGCATCGGAAACAATAGATTTTACAGTGGGATTGGCATTTGTCAATAATTATTTGGATCAGATCGTTGGGCTGAATTGCATCGGCATGCAGAAAATAAAAAATGGGTGATTTGGCAAGATTTCCAGGATAATTCATTTGAGCAGCACGACCCTTTTGATCGGAGATCAATAAAGCAACTTTTTCATCCTTAATACATGATACCAATCCCTGCATTAGTATCAAAATATATTATAAATAGTTGATTACCAATGTATAATTTCCAATGCATGGCAATAGAAAGGTGATTTACAAAAACAATGAACAAAGCTTATTGCTTATTGCGTCTTTGAACTAAGAAACTGGATTCCATGGTATGAATAGGGATAGTGCATAATGGTTAATTCATAATGATTACGCCTTACGCCTTCAACCTTAAGCCTTACGCCTTCAGCCTTACGCCTTCAACCTTACGCCTTACGCCTTACGCCTTCAGCCTTACGCCTTCAGAATCGTTTTTTTGATATTTATGTATACGACTCTAAAATCCCGAACTATTATCAATCGGACTTATATTTGGCCTTGTAATTATTTTCACAATGAGTCAACATTATTATTTTAATGAAGATCTGGCTAAGTTTGGAAATATCGGCGATTTCCAAAAACCTTTGGCAGATAAATTTTTTAGCTGGTATGGAGAAGTATTTAAAGATGGTGCACTTTCAGCTAAAGAAAAGTCTTTAATTGCTCTTGCGGTAGCACATGCGGTGCAATGCCCTTATTGTATAGATGCCTACAGTGCAGATGCTTTTGAAAAAGGTTTTGATGAAGCGCAGATGATGGAAGCCGTGCATGTAGCTGCGGCGATCCGGGGTGGAGCTTCACTAGTTCATGGTGTTCAAATGATGAACAAGGTGAATGAAATCAGCATGTAGTTTTATTTCTAAGTCTGTATCAGCAAAGTAAATACGATGAAAAGTCTTAAGGCATTGCAGCATGCTTTGTCCGATAGTCAATATCAGTTGGATGTATTGGAACACAGTGAAGGCCAAAAAGCCTTTTTTGATGCATTAAAGGAGATCGGTCTTTATCCATTGCAGCCTGCTGCGTTTGAAATATTTCAGGTCAATGTTGGTAAAATGTGTAATCAAACCTGTAAACATTGTCATGTAGATGCAGGACCTGATCGCAAAGAAATCATGTCGCGTGATACGATGTCTGAATGTCTGGGAATCCTGCGCGATCATCCTGAATTTGAAACTGTGGACCTTACCGGTGGCGCTCCTGAGATGAATCCTAACTTCCGCTGGTTTGTAGAAGAGATTAAAAAACTGGATCGAAAAATTATCGTGCGTTGCAATCTCACGATTATTGTTGCCAATAAAAAATATCACGACTTGCCGGATTTCTTTAAATCCAATCAAGTTGAAGTCGTTTCTTCATTGCCTTTTTACTCCAAAAGCCGCACTGATAGACAAAGAGGCGATGGAGTTTTTGAAGATTCCATTCAAGCTTTGCAAATGCTTAATGCGGTAGGATATGGGACAGAAAATTCAGGGTTACTACTCAATCTGGTTTACAACCCGTCTGGTGCATTTTTACCTGCAGACCAAAGTCAATTGGAACAAGATTTCAAATCTGCATTGTTCAAAGATTTTGGCGTAATGTTCAATCATTTGTTTACGATTACAAATATGCCGATAAGCAGGTACCTGGAATTTCTCCTCGTAAGTGGGAATTACGAGCATTACATGCAAAAATTGATTTCGGCATTTAATCCTGCTGCTGCTAAAAATGTAATGTGTCGAAATACACTGAGTATTGGCTGGGATGGTTTCATCTACGACTGCGACTTCAACCAGATGTTGGATCTAAAAGTCGAAAGTCCGGTTGTGCACATCCGCAATTTTAATAAAGAAGCATTGATCCACAGAAATATTGTAATCGGGCAGCATTGTTTTGGTTGCACTGCAGGATCGGGGAGCAGCTGCGGAGGAGCCACGGTATAGAGTATAGATTATAGAGTATAGTTAATGGAGAATAATCGAAAGATCCAAACTAACGATCGTTATTTTTGTATAAAGAAAGATGTACATCTTCAATCATCGCTGATATTTACTGTAAAAAGATGACTGCTCCCGATGATTATTTTGGTAATTCTATTATCCCCAGGATGTCGGGACTGGGAACTGCGGATTGAGAACATCTTTTGGCTCATTCATTCCAATTAAAGACCGTATTTTCCCATTCCTCTAAACCACCGAAAGAATTCCCGGGTAAGTCGCAACAAAAAGTGCTGACCCTTGCACATCCCATTCATGAATATGGTAGCTTTGCGAATTCAACCGAAAGGGGATAAATACTGTTTACATTCCATGGAAAATTGTTACATCGTAGATGGAGTTCGCACACCCATCGGGAAATTTGCCGGGAAACTATCTGGCATCCGATCAGATGATCTTGCTGCCATCCCGGTTTCAGAGTTAATCAGACGAAACCCGAATTTGAATCCGGCGGAGGTTGACGATCTGATTCTTGGTTGCGCCAATCAGGCGGGAGAAGACAATCGGAATATTGCCCGAATGGCCGGACTTTTATCCGGATTGCCATGGTCAGTACCCGGGGAAACTGTAAACAGGCTTTGTGCCTCCGGGCTTGCGGCAAGTATCAATGGATTCCATGCAATCCGAAGCCGGGAAGCTGATCTCATTATTGCTGGTGGAATTGAACATATGACCCGTGGGCCCTGGGTGATCTCGAAGGTCTCATCACCCTTTGGACGCGATGCAGAAATGCACGACAGCAGTTTTGGTTGGAGATTTATCAATCCTAAAATGAAAAAAATTTTTGGGGTGGACAGTATGGGACAAACTGCAGAGAATCTGGCATCCCTTTATAAAATTACCCGTGAAGCGCAAGATCAGTTTGCGTTACAAAGCCAGATGAAAGCCGGCAAGGCAATTCAATCGGGACGTTTTGCCCGCGAAATTATTCCGGTTGAAATTCAGGCAAAAAAGGGCCCGATAGAAATCTTTAATCAGGATGAATTTCCAAAACCCGATACCAACATAGAAGGACTTGCATCACTCAAGCCGGCATTTAAATCTATAGAAGAGGGGGGTACGGTTACTGCAGGAAATGCTTCGGGATTGAATGATGGCGCTGCAGCATTGTTGCTTGCTTCTGAAGCCGCGGTTCTGAAAAATAAATTCAAGCCGCTGGCCAGAATTATTTCTTCAGGCGTTGCGGGGGTTGAGCCCAGGTACATGGGTATTGGACCCGTGCCTGCATCAAAAATTGCATTGTCGAGAGCCGGGCTGAACATCGAACAAATGGATATCATTGAACTGAACGAAGCCTTTGCTGCTCAGGTATTGTCATGCCTTCGCGAATGGAATATAGATGCCGAAGATCCGAGGATTAATCCCAATGGTGGTGCTATCGCATTGGGGCATCCATTAGGTATGAGTGGTGCACGATTGCTGTTGTCAGCTGCACTTGAATTGCAGATTCAACAAAAAAAATATGCCTTGGTGACCATGTGTATAGGAGTAGGTCAGGGATATGCCTGTGTGATTGAACGCATATAAGTACAACTTTACATATCAAATTTGATTATGGTACAAAAAGAAAACTTTTTTAAAAATGAATACATTCCTATCCTCCAGAATCTGGATTCGCAAGCGATGGGCAATTGGGGCAAAATGAATGTTCATCAGATGATCGAACACATGAGTGATGCATTCCGCAATGGCAATGGAAAAGATGTGTATTCGGGAATTCTTTCTCAGGAAGAACGCTTGCCAAAAATGCAGGCATTTTTATTGTCCGATCAACCCTTTAAGGAAAACACTAAAAACATTCTGATGGGCGAGGACCCTTTGCCGGGGAGACATCCGCTTGTAAGTGATAGTCTTGCAGAGTTAAAAAGTGAAATTGACCATTTCTTTACTTATTGGGATCAGCATCGGGGAGAAATTCTGCGCAATCCTTTTTTTGGAGATCTGGATTATGAACACTGGGTAGCTTTACTTTATAAACATGCCAAACATCATTTACTCCAATTTGGAGTCGTCATTTAATGAACTAAATACTAACAACTGTTTGTTTTGAATAAATAGAATTCTGTTATGCAAAAATTGATGAATTATGCTTTAGGGGAGTGGACTGAGGGCAGCGGGGAAGGTCAGATACTCGAAAGTGCTATTGATGGGAAACCCATTGCCTTAGCTAGCAGTGAGGGCCTTGATTTCTCTTCTATGTTGGAATATGCACGCTCGACAGGTGGCAAAGCATTGAGAAAAATGACTTTTCAGGAGAGAGGCCGGATGCTCAAAGCTTTGGCATTGCATCTGACTGAAATCAAAGCAAAATACTATCCGATAAGTTTTCAAACGGGAGCAACTAAAACCGACAGCTGGATAGACATCGACGGAGGAATTGGGACTTTGTTTGCATATTCCAGTCTGCGAAGAAAATTACCCAACCAGTTTTTTATTCCGGATGGCGAAGTTGCGAATCTTTCAAAAAATGGAACGTTCATCGGTCACCATTTGCTTGCTCCGAAGCACGGTGTTGCGATTCACATCAATGCTTTTAATTTTCCGGTGTGGGGAATGCTCGAAAAAATTTCAGTGAATCTGTTGGCCGGGATGCCGGCTGTTGTAAAACCGGCTACGATCACTTCGTATCTGGCAGAAGCAGTGGTGCGTGACATCATTGCCTCCGGGATTTTACCGGAGGGTTCACTACAATTAGTTTGCGGAAGTGCCAGAAACATTTTGGAAGGAGTGATGTGTCAGGATGTCGTAACATTCACAGGATCTGCAGCGACTGGACGTTCGTTGAAATCCCAAGCGAAGATCATTGACGAATCCGTTCCTTTCAACCTTGAAGCAGATTCGCTAAACGCGAGTGTTATGGGCCTGGATGTAAAACCTGGCAGTGCCGATTTTGATATTTTTGTGAAAGAAGTTCATCGGGAGATGACTGCTAAATGCGGACAAAAGTGTACTGCAATTCGGAGAATCATTGTTCCGGATCAAGTCGTAGAAGACCTGCAAATCGCGCTTGCCCAAAGACTGCAAAAAACTGTAGTCGGTAATCCCTTCCACGAAGAAGTTCGAATGGGTGCTCTTGCCGGTAAAGCACAATTAAATGAAGTAAGGGAACGCATTGCTCAGATGTCAGAATTTACACCTATCGTTTATGGAGATCCATCCCATGTTCATGTCATCGGAGCAGACGCAACTTCCGGTTCCTATTTATCTCCCGTACTTATGTTGAATGAAAAACCGTTCGAGCATCTGATCACACACGAATTGGAGGCATTCGGACCGGTAGCTACAATTATTCCTTACAAGTCAACCGATGAAGCCGTTGAAATCTGCAATTTGGGAAAAGGTTCTCTTGTGACCTCTTGCATCACTTCAGATGTGGGCATTGCCAGGGATTTTGTGTTGGGATCTTCTGCCTACCATGGAAGGATCCTCATATTAAACGAACAATGCTCCAAAGAAAGCACCGGACACGGATCGCCTATGCCTTTATTGGTACATGGGGGCCCCGGACGAGCTGGAGGAGGAGAGGAAATGGGCGGACTTCGCGGAATCAAGCATTACCTGCAGAGAACAGCCATACAGGGAAGTCCGGATATGATCACTCAAATCACCAACGTTTACCAACCTGGCGCCGAGCGAAAGGAATCTCCGATCCATTTGTTCCGTAAATATTTTGAAGAACTCCGTATTGGAGATACCATAACCACTGCAGGCCATACAGTTTCTGAATCCGATATTACTTTGTTTGCCAACGTAAGCGGGGATCACTTTTATGCACATATGGATGCTACTGCTCTGGAAGATACCATCTTTACAGGCCGTGTGGCGCATGGCTATTTCATTTTATCCAAAGCAGCGGGGCTGTTTGTAGATGCAAAGAAAGGTCCTGTACTTTTAAATTACGGACTCGATGAATGCAGGTTTACCAAACCTGTTTACCCCGGAGACACCATCCATGTAAAACTTACCGTAAAAGAAAAGATCGATCAGGAAAATGTCCTCAGGATTCCGGCAGGAGAAGGAGATCCTGATAAATCAGCCCGTGAAATACCTTGTGGAATTGTCCGCTGGTTGGTTGATGTGCTCAATCAAAATCATGAATCAGTTGCAATTGCCACGATACTCACCATGGTGAGGAAGAAATGATGGATTACAGTTTTCAGTTTGCAGTAAATAGTTGAAAAGTAATTCATCATTGGTTGATTTAAAATAGATTGATCAGCGCTGGATTGTGAGGATGTGTTCTTGATAATAAAGTTACGAACATCTGTTAGTTATTATTTTAAAACAATGATATACACTGAAAACTGACAACTTTTTGATTCCTTCCTCTTTACGCACGCTCCGTTCTCCATTAACCCAATTCATGCAATGGAATCCAGTTTCTTAGCTTAAATGCGTAA includes:
- a CDS encoding YceI family protein, producing the protein MKIKFFSTLMLSAVALGLTANNPQNFNGKVNLGESTIAWTGYKVTGKHNGLVNLKSASLNFEGNMLKGGSFEIDMNTISCLDMTGEYATKLVNHLKSDDFFGVAAHPTVKFVTTKVIHQGQDLYKIEGNLTIKGVTKPIRFNSKVKDMDGIKQLSAQIKLDRADFNVKYGSGSFFDNLGDKTIYDEFDINVTLVTAK
- a CDS encoding carboxymuconolactone decarboxylase family protein, whose amino-acid sequence is MSQHYYFNEDLAKFGNIGDFQKPLADKFFSWYGEVFKDGALSAKEKSLIALAVAHAVQCPYCIDAYSADAFEKGFDEAQMMEAVHVAAAIRGGASLVHGVQMMNKVNEISM
- the arsS gene encoding arsenosugar biosynthesis radical SAM protein ArsS (Some members of this family are selenoproteins.) — its product is MKSLKALQHALSDSQYQLDVLEHSEGQKAFFDALKEIGLYPLQPAAFEIFQVNVGKMCNQTCKHCHVDAGPDRKEIMSRDTMSECLGILRDHPEFETVDLTGGAPEMNPNFRWFVEEIKKLDRKIIVRCNLTIIVANKKYHDLPDFFKSNQVEVVSSLPFYSKSRTDRQRGDGVFEDSIQALQMLNAVGYGTENSGLLLNLVYNPSGAFLPADQSQLEQDFKSALFKDFGVMFNHLFTITNMPISRYLEFLLVSGNYEHYMQKLISAFNPAAAKNVMCRNTLSIGWDGFIYDCDFNQMLDLKVESPVVHIRNFNKEALIHRNIVIGQHCFGCTAGSGSSCGGATV
- a CDS encoding acetyl-CoA C-acyltransferase, producing the protein MENCYIVDGVRTPIGKFAGKLSGIRSDDLAAIPVSELIRRNPNLNPAEVDDLILGCANQAGEDNRNIARMAGLLSGLPWSVPGETVNRLCASGLAASINGFHAIRSREADLIIAGGIEHMTRGPWVISKVSSPFGRDAEMHDSSFGWRFINPKMKKIFGVDSMGQTAENLASLYKITREAQDQFALQSQMKAGKAIQSGRFAREIIPVEIQAKKGPIEIFNQDEFPKPDTNIEGLASLKPAFKSIEEGGTVTAGNASGLNDGAAALLLASEAAVLKNKFKPLARIISSGVAGVEPRYMGIGPVPASKIALSRAGLNIEQMDIIELNEAFAAQVLSCLREWNIDAEDPRINPNGGAIALGHPLGMSGARLLLSAALELQIQQKKYALVTMCIGVGQGYACVIERI
- the paaZ gene encoding phenylacetic acid degradation bifunctional protein PaaZ produces the protein MQKLMNYALGEWTEGSGEGQILESAIDGKPIALASSEGLDFSSMLEYARSTGGKALRKMTFQERGRMLKALALHLTEIKAKYYPISFQTGATKTDSWIDIDGGIGTLFAYSSLRRKLPNQFFIPDGEVANLSKNGTFIGHHLLAPKHGVAIHINAFNFPVWGMLEKISVNLLAGMPAVVKPATITSYLAEAVVRDIIASGILPEGSLQLVCGSARNILEGVMCQDVVTFTGSAATGRSLKSQAKIIDESVPFNLEADSLNASVMGLDVKPGSADFDIFVKEVHREMTAKCGQKCTAIRRIIVPDQVVEDLQIALAQRLQKTVVGNPFHEEVRMGALAGKAQLNEVRERIAQMSEFTPIVYGDPSHVHVIGADATSGSYLSPVLMLNEKPFEHLITHELEAFGPVATIIPYKSTDEAVEICNLGKGSLVTSCITSDVGIARDFVLGSSAYHGRILILNEQCSKESTGHGSPMPLLVHGGPGRAGGGEEMGGLRGIKHYLQRTAIQGSPDMITQITNVYQPGAERKESPIHLFRKYFEELRIGDTITTAGHTVSESDITLFANVSGDHFYAHMDATALEDTIFTGRVAHGYFILSKAAGLFVDAKKGPVLLNYGLDECRFTKPVYPGDTIHVKLTVKEKIDQENVLRIPAGEGDPDKSAREIPCGIVRWLVDVLNQNHESVAIATILTMVRKK